Proteins co-encoded in one Bremerella sp. TYQ1 genomic window:
- a CDS encoding helix-turn-helix domain-containing protein, with amino-acid sequence MMQFGERVRELRKQRGLTQQKLAVLLEVSLSYISKVENERLNAGDYPSEAFVLKLAKALDADEDELLLLTDRVPEVIRKRIQEQPRAFRIVASLDDASLERMIEFVESGKHSK; translated from the coding sequence ATGATGCAGTTTGGCGAACGAGTCAGAGAGCTCCGAAAGCAGCGTGGGCTGACCCAACAGAAGCTCGCCGTGCTGTTGGAAGTGAGTCTTTCGTACATCAGCAAAGTCGAGAACGAAAGGCTCAATGCTGGCGACTACCCATCTGAAGCATTCGTGCTGAAGTTGGCGAAGGCTTTGGATGCCGACGAGGATGAGTTGCTTCTCCTGACGGATCGAGTGCCAGAAGTAATTCGGAAGCGGATACAAGAACAGCCAAGGGCATTTCGAATCGTTGCCTCTCTCGATGATGCGTCTTTGGAGCGAATGATTGAGTTCGTCGAGTCCGGTAAACATTCAAAGTGA